One window from the genome of Desulfonatronum thiodismutans encodes:
- the ricT gene encoding regulatory iron-sulfur-containing complex subunit RicT, whose product MSNILSVRVTSGNRLLQFRSEPYVVSQGDHVLVQVQGELHMGKVERITPLVGSEDGPERLAPEDVEARENLSDQNDEVGGEVEADVESASEGVSDTAADSILGGASDKEAECDRVAGSTENSGMPSIFRPATEEDLIRDRENRELARNAFAYCRECIGERGLDMKLVDVEVLFDGSKMVFYFTAPNRIDFRELVKDLVRSYRTRIELRQIGARHETQMLGGLGNCGQLVCCQRFLRQFAPSTIKMAKEQNLFLNPAKISGVCNRLLCCLSYEQPNYDEFLNQCPKVGKRFPTSLGTAKVIRANYFRRTVSVFMEPGGEREVDLEEWKRLISPPRERGEPERRESGPRTERPEGAGVEPPRVVSRPVAASEPVTADATAHQVEAPQASPEVNRPSPGPSRKKNKRSGRKGKSRPDASRPSDSKPAKKEPAVADSPKGETIPATPGKSKRRSRSSRRKPKKQSGPPKEQS is encoded by the coding sequence ATGAGCAACATCCTTTCTGTCCGCGTCACCTCCGGAAATCGCCTGCTTCAGTTCCGCTCCGAGCCCTATGTGGTCTCTCAGGGCGATCATGTCCTGGTCCAAGTGCAGGGCGAGCTGCATATGGGCAAGGTTGAACGGATTACGCCCCTGGTTGGGAGCGAAGACGGGCCGGAACGGCTCGCGCCGGAGGATGTCGAGGCCCGCGAGAATTTGAGCGACCAAAATGATGAAGTGGGCGGCGAGGTTGAAGCTGACGTGGAAAGTGCCTCGGAAGGGGTTTCGGACACTGCTGCCGACAGTATTTTGGGCGGTGCTTCAGATAAGGAAGCCGAATGCGACCGGGTTGCGGGTTCCACCGAAAACAGCGGCATGCCGTCCATTTTTCGTCCGGCCACGGAAGAGGATCTGATCCGGGATCGGGAAAACCGGGAATTGGCTCGCAATGCCTTTGCCTACTGCCGGGAGTGCATCGGGGAGCGCGGCCTGGACATGAAGCTGGTGGACGTGGAAGTGCTGTTCGACGGCAGCAAGATGGTCTTCTACTTCACAGCGCCCAACCGGATCGATTTTCGGGAACTGGTCAAAGACTTGGTCCGCTCCTATCGCACCCGGATCGAATTGCGCCAGATCGGGGCTCGCCATGAAACCCAGATGCTCGGCGGCCTGGGCAATTGCGGACAGTTGGTCTGCTGTCAGCGCTTTTTGCGGCAGTTCGCCCCCTCGACCATCAAAATGGCCAAGGAACAGAATTTGTTCCTGAATCCGGCCAAGATTTCCGGGGTTTGCAACCGCCTGTTGTGCTGTCTGAGCTACGAGCAGCCCAATTACGACGAATTTTTGAATCAATGTCCGAAGGTGGGCAAACGCTTCCCTACCTCCTTGGGAACGGCCAAGGTGATCCGGGCCAATTATTTCCGCCGTACCGTGTCTGTTTTCATGGAGCCCGGTGGAGAAAGGGAAGTGGATCTGGAGGAATGGAAACGTCTCATTTCCCCGCCCAGGGAGAGAGGGGAGCCGGAGCGCCGCGAGTCTGGGCCTCGGACCGAGAGGCCGGAAGGGGCCGGCGTTGAACCGCCGCGAGTGGTGTCCCGGCCCGTTGCGGCTTCTGAACCCGTAACGGCGGATGCCACCGCTCACCAGGTCGAAGCTCCCCAGGCGAGTCCGGAAGTGAACCGTCCATCCCCTGGGCCGTCCCGAAAAAAGAACAAACGCTCCGGGCGCAAGGGAAAGTCTCGACCGGATGCGTCGCGGCCTTCCGATTCAAAGCCCGCAAAAAAAGAGCCTGCCGTGGCTGATTCTCCCAAGGGCGAGACCATCCCCGCCACGCCGGGCAAGTCCAAACGCCGTTCACGCTCGTCGCGACGCAAGCCCAAGAAACAATCCGGTCCCCCCAAGGAGCAGAGCTGA
- the metG gene encoding methionine--tRNA ligase, whose amino-acid sequence MQPFFLSTPIYYVNAKPHLGHAYTTAVADSMIRFQKLMGRRTFFLTGTDEHGDKIVRAAEARGVSPREYVDTVSAQFQGLWDALGYGYDDFIRTTQPRHVERVQRFLQRIYDQGDIYHGEYGGHYCFGCERFYTEKELRDGLCPDHLTAPEYIQEKNYFFRMSKYLGPLREHIEANPDFIRPERYRNEVLGLLREDLGDLCISRPKSRLSWGIELPFDPEYVTYVWFDALLNYITALEWPDGERFAAFWPQAQHLVAKDILKPHAVFWPCMLLSAGLPLYRHLNVHGYWLVQDTKMSKSLGNVVEPLDFAEKYGRGPFRYFLLREMQFGQDANVSEDALRTRFNADLANDLGNLFSRVLSMTHKYFQGRIPAPGKIRPEEEDLHVLASECLENFQAQFHRFQFSTGLESLWVLVRALNKYVDASQPWALFKQEQTDLLGTVMYTLLEGMRKVAVHLWPVMPEESEAMLAQLGQHVDAERWPHLADETLRWGGLEPGTEVAASSSLFPRLETSKAEKSEDKQAKPAPRGQAEKMDRGKKEAKTDQQQGDAGELLEFADFQRLDLRVGTVVSAEPVQGADKLLHLYVDIGEDEPRSIVAGIAQHWSPDNLVGRQVVVVANLKPRKLRGALSQGMVLAVHAPEGLRLLAPSDAVPPGSKVS is encoded by the coding sequence TTGCAACCCTTTTTTCTTTCAACGCCCATTTATTACGTCAACGCCAAGCCCCATCTGGGGCACGCCTATACCACGGCCGTGGCCGACTCCATGATCCGCTTCCAGAAATTAATGGGACGCAGGACGTTTTTTCTGACCGGCACGGACGAGCACGGGGATAAGATCGTCCGGGCCGCGGAGGCACGGGGTGTGTCCCCCCGGGAGTACGTGGACACGGTCAGTGCCCAGTTTCAAGGTCTGTGGGACGCTTTGGGCTACGGCTACGACGATTTCATCCGGACCACCCAGCCCCGGCATGTTGAGCGGGTGCAGCGTTTTTTGCAGCGCATTTACGACCAGGGAGACATTTATCACGGTGAATATGGCGGGCATTATTGCTTCGGCTGCGAACGATTCTATACGGAGAAGGAACTGCGTGATGGGCTTTGTCCGGATCACCTCACCGCGCCGGAATACATTCAGGAAAAGAATTATTTCTTTCGGATGTCCAAGTACCTCGGACCGCTACGCGAACATATCGAAGCCAATCCGGACTTCATCCGGCCGGAACGCTACCGCAACGAAGTCCTGGGGCTGCTTCGGGAGGATCTGGGCGACCTGTGCATCTCCCGGCCCAAGAGTCGCCTGTCCTGGGGCATCGAGCTGCCCTTTGACCCGGAATACGTGACCTACGTCTGGTTCGACGCCCTGCTGAACTACATTACGGCGCTGGAATGGCCGGACGGGGAGCGATTCGCCGCTTTTTGGCCCCAGGCCCAGCATTTGGTGGCCAAGGACATCCTCAAGCCCCATGCCGTGTTCTGGCCCTGCATGCTGCTGTCCGCGGGCCTGCCGCTGTATCGTCATTTGAACGTTCACGGCTACTGGCTGGTCCAGGACACCAAGATGAGCAAGAGCCTGGGCAACGTGGTGGAACCGTTGGATTTCGCGGAAAAGTACGGACGCGGTCCGTTTCGCTATTTCCTGCTCCGGGAGATGCAGTTCGGCCAGGACGCCAATGTTTCGGAAGATGCGTTGCGCACGCGCTTCAACGCGGACCTGGCCAACGACCTGGGCAATCTGTTCAGCCGGGTCCTGAGCATGACCCACAAATACTTTCAGGGCCGGATTCCCGCGCCCGGAAAGATCCGCCCGGAAGAGGAGGATCTGCACGTTTTGGCCTCGGAATGCCTGGAGAATTTCCAGGCCCAGTTTCACCGCTTCCAGTTTTCCACGGGGCTGGAGTCCCTGTGGGTCCTGGTCCGGGCGTTGAACAAGTACGTGGACGCCTCCCAGCCCTGGGCCCTGTTTAAGCAGGAGCAGACCGACCTGTTGGGCACGGTGATGTATACCCTGCTGGAAGGCATGCGCAAGGTTGCCGTGCATTTGTGGCCGGTGATGCCTGAGGAAAGCGAGGCCATGCTGGCCCAGCTCGGCCAGCATGTGGACGCGGAACGCTGGCCGCACCTGGCCGACGAGACCTTGCGGTGGGGCGGTCTGGAACCAGGAACCGAAGTGGCCGCGTCCTCCAGCCTTTTTCCCCGCCTGGAAACATCGAAGGCCGAGAAGTCTGAAGACAAGCAGGCCAAGCCCGCTCCACGGGGCCAAGCAGAAAAAATGGATCGCGGGAAGAAGGAAGCGAAAACAGATCAGCAGCAAGGCGACGCAGGTGAACTGCTGGAATTCGCCGATTTTCAGCGTCTGGATCTGCGGGTGGGCACGGTGGTCTCGGCCGAACCGGTGCAGGGGGCGGACAAGCTGCTCCATTTGTACGTGGATATCGGGGAAGACGAGCCGCGGAGCATCGTGGCCGGTATCGCCCAGCACTGGTCCCCGGACAACCTTGTCGGCCGTCAGGTCGTGGTGGTGGCCAACCTCAAACCCCGCAAACTGCGGGGTGCCCTGTCCCAGGGCATGGTCCTGGCCGTCCACGCCCCCGAGGGGCTGCGCCTGCTGGCCCCATCGGACGCCGTACCGCCGGGCAGCAAGGTTTCGTAG
- a CDS encoding ribonuclease H-like domain-containing protein codes for MLTNTFCHLPRIGNVTERKIWDAGIPSWEEARTNGGRHPKLFSKVALETLAESEDRLGNGESDWFAQRLPRNETWRLCSHFKDRAAFVDIETTSGPGQVHITTIALFDGKRLLTYVHGRNLEAFCDDIREYSLLVTFNGRCFDAPIIQRELRTPLPEAHVDLRFVLRSLGMKGGLKSCEKQMGLDRNDLEGLDGYFAVLLWDEYQATGDERALETLLAYNAADVLSMPVLLAHAYEAKLRETPFFTASPPRPEIPENPHQACPEIIHRIRKRFGLRFLPKMR; via the coding sequence ATGCTTACCAACACCTTCTGCCACCTCCCCCGCATCGGCAATGTCACGGAACGAAAAATATGGGATGCCGGCATCCCGTCCTGGGAAGAAGCCCGGACCAATGGCGGACGACATCCGAAACTGTTCTCCAAGGTCGCGTTGGAGACCTTGGCGGAATCAGAGGACCGGCTGGGCAACGGGGAATCGGACTGGTTTGCCCAACGTCTGCCACGGAATGAAACCTGGCGGCTGTGCTCGCATTTCAAAGACCGCGCGGCCTTCGTGGACATCGAGACCACCAGCGGACCGGGGCAGGTGCACATCACCACCATCGCCCTGTTCGACGGCAAACGCCTGCTAACCTACGTCCACGGCCGTAACCTGGAAGCGTTTTGCGACGATATCCGGGAATACTCCCTGCTGGTGACCTTCAACGGCCGCTGCTTCGACGCCCCGATCATCCAGCGCGAACTCCGGACTCCGCTGCCCGAGGCTCACGTAGACCTGCGTTTCGTGTTGCGCTCCCTGGGAATGAAAGGCGGGCTGAAATCCTGCGAAAAACAGATGGGCTTGGATCGGAACGATCTGGAGGGACTGGACGGATACTTTGCCGTGCTGCTTTGGGACGAATACCAAGCCACCGGCGATGAACGGGCACTGGAAACCCTGCTGGCCTATAACGCGGCGGACGTGCTCTCCATGCCGGTCCTGCTGGCCCACGCCTACGAGGCCAAGCTCCGGGAAACCCCGTTTTTCACCGCCTCGCCGCCTCGCCCGGAAATCCCCGAAAACCCTCACCAGGCCTGCCCGGAAATCATCCACCGCATCCGCAAACGCTTCGGCCTGCGGTTTCTGCCGAAAATGCGTTAA
- the htpX gene encoding protease HtpX has product MKRIALFLITNIAILVVLSIVLSLLGFTGILDETGRGLDYGSLLVFAAVFGFGGSFISLAISKWMAKRLTGAKVITSPRNQAEAWLVETVKNQAARAGIGMPEVAVYDSDAPNAFATGMSKNNALVAVSTGLMRSMTQDEVEAVLAHEVSHVANGDMVTLTLIQGVVNTFVIFISRVVGYFVDRVILKNEEGLGLGFFITSIVAQIVFGILASVVVLYFSREREYRADAGGAKLAGREKMIAALEKLKRGAQEPLPEQMSAFGINGKPEGHGLKLLFMTHPPLDDRIAALKKSSFQ; this is encoded by the coding sequence ATGAAACGGATTGCATTGTTTTTAATCACCAACATCGCCATTCTCGTGGTCTTGAGCATCGTCCTTTCCCTGCTCGGCTTCACGGGTATTCTTGATGAAACGGGCAGGGGTCTGGACTATGGAAGCTTGCTGGTCTTTGCCGCTGTTTTCGGCTTCGGAGGTTCGTTCATCTCCCTGGCCATATCCAAATGGATGGCCAAACGCCTGACCGGGGCCAAGGTCATCACCTCGCCGCGCAACCAGGCCGAGGCCTGGCTCGTGGAAACCGTGAAAAATCAGGCGGCTCGTGCCGGAATCGGCATGCCCGAAGTGGCCGTTTACGACTCCGACGCCCCCAATGCCTTTGCCACGGGCATGAGCAAGAACAACGCCCTGGTGGCCGTGAGCACCGGCCTGATGCGTTCCATGACCCAGGACGAGGTGGAGGCGGTTCTGGCCCACGAAGTCAGCCACGTGGCCAACGGAGACATGGTCACCCTGACCCTGATTCAGGGCGTGGTGAACACCTTCGTCATCTTCATCTCCCGTGTGGTGGGCTACTTCGTGGACCGGGTGATCCTCAAGAACGAGGAAGGCCTGGGGCTGGGCTTTTTCATTACCAGCATCGTGGCCCAGATTGTTTTCGGCATCCTGGCCAGCGTCGTGGTGCTCTATTTCAGCCGTGAGCGGGAATACCGGGCCGATGCAGGCGGGGCCAAGCTGGCCGGACGGGAAAAAATGATCGCGGCCCTGGAAAAGCTGAAACGGGGTGCTCAGGAACCGCTTCCTGAGCAGATGTCCGCCTTCGGCATCAACGGCAAGCCCGAAGGCCACGGCTTGAAGCTGCTGTTCATGACCCACCCGCCGCTGGATGATCGCATCGCCGCTCTGAAAAAATCGAGCTTCCAGTAA
- a CDS encoding putative DNA modification/repair radical SAM protein: protein MGKAMEMVSGLIADSGKESNRGVPAFIHRPDLVRKVAILAESARYDVSCSSSGSKAVRQGATLGAPAHSGICHSWAADGRCISLLKILYTNVCEYNCAYCVNRGDNDLPRTTFTVGQLVDLTLNFYRRNYIEGLFLSSAVCRNPDWTMERMVRVAEDLRRVHGFGGYIHLKVIPGSAPELIQRAGLAADRLSVNIELPSEASLRSLAPQKTRDGVLLPMLRISEMIGEATQDRRRLPARTANGPVFAPAGQTTQLIVGASPEPDRQILRLAEALYGRFGLKRVYYSGYVPVSRDNRLPALSGPPLLREHRLYQADWLLRYYGFQSAELFDDQHEWLDEQLDPKAAWALRHPDLFPVEVNRAPLEQLLRIPGIGVRSARRIIAARRFGPLHPEDLKKLGVVMKRARFFVTAGGKFWQSETWNPARAETVLRGLEKRGAPRMKQLSFW, encoded by the coding sequence ATGGGGAAGGCTATGGAGATGGTTTCCGGTTTGATTGCGGACAGTGGCAAGGAATCGAATCGCGGCGTCCCGGCGTTTATTCATCGGCCGGACCTGGTTCGCAAGGTGGCCATCCTGGCCGAGTCGGCCCGCTACGACGTGTCCTGTTCCTCCAGTGGGTCCAAGGCTGTTCGCCAGGGTGCCACCTTGGGTGCTCCGGCCCATTCCGGAATCTGTCACAGTTGGGCCGCGGATGGGCGGTGCATTTCCCTGCTCAAGATTCTGTATACCAACGTCTGCGAGTACAATTGCGCGTACTGCGTCAATCGCGGGGACAACGACCTGCCCCGGACCACGTTCACGGTCGGCCAACTCGTGGACCTGACCCTGAACTTTTATCGGCGAAATTACATCGAGGGCTTGTTTTTGAGTTCAGCGGTCTGCCGTAATCCGGACTGGACCATGGAGCGGATGGTCCGGGTGGCCGAAGATCTGCGTCGCGTGCATGGCTTTGGCGGGTACATCCATCTGAAGGTCATCCCCGGCTCGGCGCCGGAACTGATCCAGCGGGCCGGTCTGGCCGCGGACAGGCTGAGCGTGAACATTGAGCTGCCCTCCGAAGCCTCCCTGCGCAGCCTGGCGCCTCAAAAGACCCGGGACGGAGTGCTGCTGCCCATGCTCCGGATCAGCGAAATGATCGGCGAAGCAACGCAAGACCGGCGCAGGCTTCCGGCCCGGACCGCGAACGGCCCGGTGTTCGCCCCGGCCGGGCAAACCACGCAGCTTATCGTGGGAGCCAGTCCGGAACCGGACCGGCAGATTTTGCGGCTTGCCGAGGCCCTGTACGGACGGTTCGGGCTGAAAAGGGTCTATTATAGCGGCTACGTTCCGGTCAGCCGGGACAACCGCCTGCCGGCTCTGAGCGGTCCGCCGTTGCTCCGCGAGCACCGTCTGTACCAGGCGGACTGGCTGCTGCGCTACTACGGTTTCCAGAGCGCGGAACTGTTCGACGACCAGCATGAATGGCTGGACGAGCAGCTCGACCCCAAGGCCGCCTGGGCCCTGCGCCATCCGGACCTGTTTCCCGTGGAGGTCAACCGGGCCCCCCTGGAGCAGCTCCTGCGCATCCCCGGCATCGGGGTCCGTTCGGCCCGCAGAATCATCGCGGCCCGCCGCTTCGGCCCCCTGCATCCCGAGGATCTGAAAAAGCTCGGCGTGGTCATGAAACGAGCCCGCTTCTTCGTCACGGCCGGCGGCAAATTCTGGCAAAGCGAAACCTGGAACCCGGCCCGGGCCGAAACCGTGCTCCGGGGCCTGGAAAAGCGCGGAGCGCCGAGGATGAAGCAGTTGTCGTTTTGGTAA
- a CDS encoding TIGR03915 family putative DNA repair protein, giving the protein MHQTSRIFSYDNSLDGLLCAFAAADGEGLERCGFQVDGGGRPGLWPPTSVSAHPETAAQFLERLRQAGGEGTVQHVMYVFLAEVQGAEQPLYEFARLTLQAGRNVLGMRTNAAVRRVMDWKAKVGKEAHRVTGLLRFMELRDGTLYARFEPDHNVLPLVTPHFQHRFPRENWVIHDLRRGLAAAWDGQALHPVVGVPDNIDALLSQREAAFQDLWREYVQALAVPERRNPALQRRFMPRRYWKHLVERPG; this is encoded by the coding sequence ATGCACCAAACTTCACGCATCTTCTCCTACGACAACAGCCTTGACGGGCTCTTGTGCGCCTTTGCCGCGGCGGATGGGGAAGGGCTGGAGCGGTGCGGTTTTCAGGTCGATGGTGGGGGGCGGCCTGGGTTGTGGCCGCCGACGTCGGTTTCGGCCCATCCCGAGACGGCCGCTCAATTCCTGGAGCGTTTGCGCCAGGCCGGTGGAGAGGGGACGGTTCAACACGTGATGTACGTGTTTTTGGCCGAGGTTCAGGGCGCCGAACAACCGTTGTACGAGTTTGCGCGCCTGACGCTGCAAGCCGGGAGAAACGTCCTGGGAATGCGGACCAACGCCGCCGTGCGCCGGGTGATGGACTGGAAGGCCAAGGTCGGCAAGGAGGCGCACCGCGTCACCGGCCTGCTGCGGTTCATGGAATTGCGGGACGGGACCCTGTACGCCCGCTTTGAGCCGGACCACAATGTTTTGCCCCTCGTGACGCCCCATTTCCAGCATCGCTTTCCCCGTGAGAACTGGGTGATCCACGACCTGCGCCGCGGGCTGGCCGCGGCCTGGGACGGTCAGGCCCTGCATCCGGTGGTCGGGGTTCCGGACAATATCGACGCTCTGCTCAGCCAACGGGAAGCCGCGTTCCAGGATCTCTGGCGGGAATACGTTCAGGCCCTGGCCGTGCCAGAACGCCGCAACCCGGCCTTGCAACGTCGCTTCATGCCTCGGCGGTATTGGAAGCATCTGGTGGAGCGGCCAGGTTGA
- a CDS encoding CRISPR-associated endonuclease Cas3'' has translation MLFYAHSTLSPDKSDWQFLDDHLENVARLAAEFAAAFSASDWGRTAGLLHDAGKATAEFIARLEGRPIRVNHSIFGSRLGAEQCGRLGLLLSYVVAGHHGGLPDGGMQEGQLHFRLKQERIPDHIEVSPVVACPADLKPPFTLPRDQAGFTLSFFTRMLFSCLTDADFLDTEAFCSPEKAGLRNAVANSNNQAQADQLPALQTDLDRHLDGLLRKADPTPVNILRRDILEDCRRMSASPPGFFSLTVPTGGGKTLSSLAFALDHAVAHGLRRIIYAIPFTSIIEQNAKVFSDILGRTKVLEHHCNYRDKDDPEDREYDIRRGLAAENWDAPVVVTTNVQFFESLFSNKPSRCRKLHNIARSVIILDEAQAIPTEYLEPCLAALRELVDRYGCSVVLCTATQPALDDPDLRTALRDVREIISRPDRLYAKLKRTHVRFVGKLSNAELAARLDEHEQVLCITSTKPQAKAVFEHLANRDGALHLSTNMTPVHRRRVLAVIRRRLKENLPCRVISTSLIEAGVDVDFPAVYRAMAGLDSIAQAAGRCNREGRLPVGRGGGGHVFVYEPEQPPRMPWLQRCASRAAETLRTMPDADPLGLEVMRRYFELLYDVQDLDGKQILKRLNAPLGKELILPFKEVARDFRIIEDEGTALIIPLEPDGNGPELVESLEAQRLIRELRHTDFPRSTLRKLQQYSVTVRSRDLARLQASGAVEMIHDQYPVLCNEAAYDRDVGLRVDEGDVWDPSSLIV, from the coding sequence ATGCTTTTTTACGCCCATTCGACGCTGAGTCCGGACAAGTCGGACTGGCAGTTTCTTGATGATCATCTGGAGAATGTGGCCCGACTTGCCGCGGAATTCGCCGCGGCTTTCAGCGCTTCCGACTGGGGGCGGACCGCCGGTTTGCTGCACGACGCGGGCAAGGCGACAGCGGAGTTCATCGCGAGATTGGAGGGGCGGCCAATCCGGGTCAACCACTCCATTTTCGGGTCCCGCCTGGGCGCTGAGCAATGCGGACGGCTTGGGCTTTTGCTGTCCTACGTCGTGGCCGGCCATCACGGCGGCTTGCCGGATGGCGGAATGCAGGAGGGCCAGCTTCACTTTCGTCTGAAGCAGGAGCGGATTCCGGATCACATTGAGGTGTCGCCCGTTGTCGCCTGTCCAGCCGACCTGAAGCCGCCGTTCACCTTGCCTCGCGACCAGGCGGGCTTCACCTTGTCCTTCTTTACCCGGATGCTCTTTTCCTGCCTCACGGACGCGGACTTCCTGGACACGGAAGCCTTTTGCTCGCCGGAAAAGGCCGGATTGCGCAATGCAGTGGCGAACTCGAATAATCAGGCTCAAGCCGATCAGCTTCCGGCCTTGCAAACCGACCTGGACAGGCATCTGGATGGCCTGCTGCGCAAGGCTGATCCCACCCCGGTGAACATCCTGCGTCGCGACATCCTGGAAGACTGCCGACGCATGTCCGCGTCGCCGCCGGGATTCTTCTCCCTGACCGTGCCCACGGGCGGCGGGAAGACTTTGTCTTCTTTGGCCTTTGCCCTGGATCACGCCGTGGCTCATGGGCTGCGTCGGATCATCTACGCCATTCCGTTCACGTCCATCATCGAACAGAACGCCAAGGTGTTCAGCGACATTCTCGGCCGGACCAAAGTGCTGGAGCATCATTGCAACTATCGGGACAAGGACGATCCGGAGGACCGGGAATACGACATCCGGCGCGGTCTGGCCGCGGAGAACTGGGACGCTCCGGTGGTGGTCACCACCAACGTGCAGTTCTTCGAGTCCTTGTTCAGCAACAAGCCTTCGCGCTGCCGCAAGCTGCACAACATCGCCCGGAGCGTGATCATTCTGGACGAGGCCCAGGCCATTCCCACGGAGTACCTGGAACCCTGTCTGGCGGCCTTGCGCGAACTGGTGGATCGTTACGGCTGCTCCGTGGTGCTGTGTACCGCCACCCAACCTGCCTTGGACGACCCCGACCTGCGCACCGCCTTGCGCGACGTGCGGGAAATCATATCCCGTCCGGACCGCCTCTACGCTAAACTCAAGCGCACCCATGTCCGGTTCGTCGGCAAGCTCTCCAATGCGGAACTGGCCGCGCGATTGGACGAACATGAGCAGGTGCTGTGCATCACGAGCACGAAGCCCCAGGCCAAGGCGGTCTTTGAACACCTGGCCAACCGGGATGGCGCGTTGCATCTCTCCACCAACATGACCCCGGTCCACCGTCGCCGCGTATTGGCCGTGATCCGCCGGCGTCTCAAGGAAAACCTCCCCTGCCGGGTGATTTCCACATCCCTCATTGAGGCCGGCGTGGACGTCGATTTTCCCGCGGTCTACCGGGCCATGGCCGGACTGGATTCCATTGCCCAGGCCGCCGGGCGGTGCAACCGGGAAGGCAGGCTGCCCGTTGGACGGGGGGGCGGCGGTCACGTCTTTGTCTATGAGCCGGAGCAGCCGCCCAGAATGCCCTGGCTGCAACGCTGCGCTTCCCGGGCCGCCGAGACCTTGCGCACCATGCCGGACGCCGACCCGTTGGGGCTGGAAGTCATGCGCCGGTATTTCGAGCTGCTCTATGATGTTCAGGATCTGGACGGCAAACAGATCCTGAAACGCCTGAACGCTCCCCTCGGCAAGGAGCTGATCCTCCCGTTCAAGGAGGTGGCCCGGGATTTCCGCATCATTGAGGACGAAGGCACGGCCCTGATCATTCCTTTGGAGCCGGATGGGAATGGTCCGGAACTCGTGGAATCCCTGGAGGCCCAACGGCTGATCCGGGAGCTGCGGCATACCGACTTCCCTCGCTCCACGCTGCGCAAGCTGCAACAATATTCCGTGACCGTCCGCTCCAGGGATTTGGCTCGACTGCAAGCTTCCGGGGCCGTGGAAATGATCCATGATCAGTATCCTGTACTTTGCAACGAGGCGGCCTACGACAGGGACGTTGGTTTGCGCGTGGATGAGGGGGATGTCTGGGATCCGTCGTCATTGATCGTTTAA
- the cas5c gene encoding type I-C CRISPR-associated protein Cas5c, which yields MSFGIKLRVWGDYACWTRPEMKVERVSYDVMTPSAARGILEAIHWKPAIRWVVDRIHVLKPIIFDNVRRNEVSSKIPKPNPVTAMRDKKPLYFLVDEGNNRQQRAATLLRHVDYVIEAHFVLTDKAGPEDNEGKHLDIFNRRAKSGRFFHQPCLGCREFPASFELVEGEVPVSFYDGQIKELGYMLLDIDFSQGMTPLFFKAEMKDGVIEPPPPWSAEVRA from the coding sequence ATGTCATTCGGCATCAAGCTGCGGGTCTGGGGCGACTATGCCTGCTGGACCAGACCAGAGATGAAGGTGGAACGCGTTTCCTACGACGTGATGACCCCCTCCGCTGCCCGGGGCATCCTGGAGGCCATTCACTGGAAACCGGCCATCCGCTGGGTGGTGGACAGAATTCACGTGCTCAAGCCCATCATTTTCGACAATGTCCGCCGCAACGAAGTCAGTTCCAAGATCCCCAAACCCAATCCGGTCACGGCCATGCGGGACAAAAAACCGCTGTATTTTCTCGTGGACGAGGGCAACAACCGCCAGCAACGCGCCGCCACGCTCCTGCGGCATGTGGACTACGTCATCGAAGCCCATTTCGTGCTCACGGACAAGGCCGGACCGGAAGACAACGAGGGCAAGCACCTGGACATTTTCAACCGCCGGGCCAAGTCCGGCCGGTTCTTCCACCAACCATGCCTGGGCTGCCGGGAGTTCCCGGCCTCTTTTGAGCTGGTCGAAGGCGAGGTGCCGGTGTCTTTCTATGACGGCCAGATCAAGGAGCTGGGCTACATGCTCCTGGACATCGACTTTTCCCAGGGCATGACGCCGCTGTTTTTCAAAGCCGAAATGAAGGACGGCGTCATCGAGCCGCCCCCGCCCTGGTCAGCGGAGGTGCGAGCATGA